TGATTGAGACCGCTGCACACCAGGGTGTAGGAATCAGGCACCGAGGATGAGGCATACCCGTTGGTGTACACCGCCTGTGCATTGAGCGACGGACACGTGGGAATCGTCTTGATATAGTTGGGCAGCACGTTGGTGAGCACGGTGGGGAAGCGCCCACCGCTGTCATGCGTGTACATCTCGAGCGCGGTCGCGATGTTCTTCACGTTCGTCTTGCAGGCTGCAGCCTGGCCTTGCGCCTTCGACTTCACGAAGTTGGGGACCAGGATGGCGGCGAGAATGGCAATGATGGAGATCACCACCATGAGCTCGATGAGTGTGAATCCACGCTTACGGTAACCCGTGATCATAACACCGCGCCTCCAGAAGGTCATTCGCCACCCTGACTTGCTTATGAAGCGAGCCCGAGGATTCAACATATGGTTCGGCGTGGTTGCGCTGGGTCCTGTAAAGAATCACACGATGAAAAGTTTTTTTTACTCGCGGCCTACAGAATCGAGCTCCACCGATCACACCGTCAATATGAAGAGGTCGGCAGGTAGCGCTGGAGCAGCGGCGCAAGACGTGTTCGCATCTCATCCGAGATCAGGATCGGGTCGGTCATGATGGTGTTG
This Pseudomonadota bacterium DNA region includes the following protein-coding sequences:
- a CDS encoding prepilin-type N-terminal cleavage/methylation domain-containing protein, translated to MLNPRARFISKSGWRMTFWRRGVMITGYRKRGFTLIELMVVISIIAILAAILVPNFVKSKAQGQAAACKTNVKNIATALEMYTHDSGGRFPTVLTNVLPNYIKTIPTCPSLNAQAVYTNGYASSSVPDSYTLVCSGLNHAGVGYSANYPQYTNRAGLIEK